One candidate division WOR-3 bacterium DNA segment encodes these proteins:
- a CDS encoding 4Fe-4S dicluster domain-containing protein, with amino-acid sequence MNENLIDIYIMGEHHQVPDSLTILQALEYAGYRLTRGVGCRGGFCGACATVYRVNGDYHLKFALACQTKVEPNMQLAMIPFFPAHRPRYRLSELKGTAQEVLDIYPELLRCYGCNTCTKSCPQDIDVLGYVSALLRGELASAADISFDCIMCGLCVSRCPAELVKHHAALLCRRIYGSRLAPRSAHLNQRIAEIRAGKFKAELEQLKNMDRKRLQELYAAREVEPEE; translated from the coding sequence ATGAATGAAAATCTGATTGATATCTATATCATGGGCGAGCACCACCAGGTGCCCGATTCCCTGACCATTCTGCAGGCACTGGAATATGCCGGTTACCGCCTCACCCGTGGCGTGGGATGCCGTGGCGGTTTCTGTGGTGCCTGTGCAACAGTATACCGGGTAAATGGCGATTACCATCTGAAATTCGCCCTTGCCTGTCAGACAAAGGTTGAACCGAATATGCAGCTGGCAATGATTCCGTTCTTTCCCGCACACCGGCCGCGCTACCGGCTGTCAGAACTCAAAGGCACCGCCCAGGAGGTGCTGGATATCTACCCGGAGCTGCTGCGCTGTTATGGCTGTAATACCTGCACCAAATCCTGCCCGCAGGATATCGATGTTCTCGGTTATGTCTCAGCACTACTGCGTGGGGAACTTGCCAGTGCGGCTGACATCTCATTTGACTGCATCATGTGCGGATTGTGTGTCAGCCGCTGTCCGGCAGAACTGGTGAAGCATCATGCTGCACTCCTCTGCCGGCGGATCTACGGAAGCCGGCTTGCGCCCCGTTCCGCCCATCTGAATCAGCGAATTGCCGAAATCCGGGCGGGCAAATTCAAGGCGGAGCTGGAACAGCTGAAAAATATGGACCGGAAGCGGCTGCAGGAGCTTTATGCTGCCCGTGAAGTCGAACCCGAGGAGTAA
- a CDS encoding FAD-binding protein, whose translation MSYPSPLEELVRRVNQTREQRLKQNFPRLSAEEKQALLEQFHPDYRTDTFTTIQVGPNAGDRTPRELASLIEGESPLTNAALNLDHFDYETDVLVIGGGGAGCAAAITADDHGARVIIATKLRLGDANTMMAQGGIQAADKENDSPAIHYLDVVGGGHFTNIPELVEALVTDAPEAIQWLENLGVIFDKNPDGSMKTIHGGGTSRRRMHTCRDYTGAEIMRTLRDEVKSRPGITVLEFCPAVELLTTPEGDAAGAILLNLNLNRYLRIKAKTVVIATGGSGRLHYQGFPTSNHYGATGDGLVLAYRAGAKLAFIDTMQYHPTGVAFPQQIVGQLVTEKVRSLGAQLVNRNGNQFIFPLETRDVVASAIIRECRQDRGVRTPAGIDGVWLDTPMIEILKGPGTVKRELPAMVRQFARFGIELDKEPILVYPTLHYQNGGVAIDAMCHTSVRYLLVAGEASGGVHGRNRLMGNSLLDVIVFGRRAGNEGARLALQRNDTFTPTLEHLTRWRQLLKEKKIVPESVSPILLPDYTRKPAGMESGKAGTEV comes from the coding sequence ATGAGTTATCCTTCCCCTCTTGAGGAGCTGGTGCGGCGGGTGAATCAGACCCGTGAACAGCGGCTGAAACAGAACTTCCCCCGGCTCAGCGCTGAGGAAAAACAGGCACTGCTGGAACAATTTCATCCCGACTACCGCACTGATACATTCACCACCATCCAGGTCGGACCAAATGCCGGTGACCGTACCCCTCGTGAACTCGCCAGTCTCATTGAGGGCGAAAGTCCGCTCACCAATGCAGCCCTGAATCTTGACCATTTTGACTATGAAACGGATGTGCTGGTGATCGGAGGCGGTGGTGCCGGCTGTGCCGCAGCAATTACCGCCGATGACCACGGAGCACGGGTAATCATCGCCACCAAACTCCGGCTCGGTGATGCCAACACCATGATGGCACAGGGAGGAATTCAGGCAGCAGACAAGGAAAACGACTCCCCGGCGATTCACTACCTTGACGTGGTCGGCGGCGGCCATTTCACAAACATCCCCGAACTGGTTGAGGCGCTTGTGACCGACGCCCCGGAAGCAATTCAGTGGCTGGAAAATCTCGGCGTAATCTTTGATAAGAATCCGGACGGTTCGATGAAAACCATTCATGGCGGCGGAACCTCGCGTCGAAGAATGCACACCTGCCGCGATTATACCGGTGCTGAGATCATGCGCACATTGCGCGACGAAGTAAAGAGTCGGCCGGGCATCACGGTGCTGGAGTTCTGCCCGGCAGTAGAACTGTTGACCACCCCGGAGGGGGATGCTGCCGGTGCGATACTCCTTAACCTCAATCTCAACCGCTACCTCCGGATCAAGGCAAAAACGGTCGTGATCGCAACCGGCGGTTCCGGGCGGCTGCATTATCAGGGCTTTCCCACCTCCAATCACTATGGTGCCACTGGTGATGGACTGGTGCTTGCCTATCGGGCCGGTGCAAAACTGGCATTTATTGATACGATGCAATATCACCCGACCGGTGTCGCCTTTCCCCAGCAGATCGTCGGACAGCTGGTAACAGAAAAAGTCCGCAGTCTCGGTGCCCAGCTGGTAAACCGCAATGGCAACCAGTTCATCTTTCCCCTTGAAACCCGGGACGTAGTTGCATCAGCGATTATCCGCGAATGTCGCCAGGACCGCGGTGTCCGCACCCCTGCAGGGATTGACGGGGTCTGGCTGGACACGCCGATGATTGAGATCCTTAAAGGTCCGGGCACGGTTAAGCGGGAGCTGCCGGCGATGGTCCGGCAGTTTGCCCGGTTCGGGATTGAACTGGATAAGGAGCCGATTCTGGTATATCCGACGCTGCATTATCAGAATGGCGGGGTGGCGATTGATGCGATGTGTCATACGAGTGTGCGCTATCTGCTGGTTGCCGGCGAGGCTTCGGGCGGAGTCCACGGGCGTAACCGGCTGATGGGCAACTCGCTGCTTGATGTGATTGTCTTCGGCCGGCGGGCCGGCAATGAAGGCGCCCGGCTGGCACTCCAACGGAATGATACCTTTACCCCGACACTGGAACACCTCACCCGCTGGCGCCAGCTGCTGAAGGAAAAGAAAATCGTGCCGGAAAGTGTCTCTCCAATTCTGCTTCCGGACTATACTCGCAAACCCGCCGGTATGGAAAGCGGAAAAGCAGGGACGGAGGTCTAA
- a CDS encoding acyl-CoA dehydrogenase family protein, producing MDFTLSEDAEMVRQTVHEFVRRDLLPLEPKFLNARNPVERHELARVATGKLREMGLYSAGVPEEFGGGGLGLIETCLIAEELSYTIIPVEWGDYTPLLYDCSEAQRESFLLPVVTGERNYALAFREPEPFSAPQEMRTSARTDGENFLIDGIKELSRPEFDFCLVFARADEGITCFIIDGDTPGWQIDKSTEPARLILSSCRLTADRILGTPGKAMLLGQRWFALARVSRSAAITGVCRRILETTALYARDWKSMNEPIISRKEVQRTLSEMAGGYESLRWLVYRTAWLAQTGAQFQYESLLLKLHAQTMLNRMVNDSIRVHGGTNPPVEHWLIRASGEGEALDMLRLAVSHEVISRYTG from the coding sequence TTGGACTTTACACTCTCAGAAGATGCAGAAATGGTCCGGCAGACCGTCCATGAATTTGTCCGCCGTGACCTCCTGCCGCTAGAACCAAAGTTTCTCAACGCCCGCAATCCCGTCGAGCGCCATGAGCTTGCCCGTGTGGCTACCGGAAAGCTCCGGGAAATGGGACTTTATAGTGCTGGCGTGCCTGAGGAATTTGGTGGCGGCGGTCTGGGTCTGATTGAAACCTGCCTCATCGCCGAAGAACTGTCCTATACAATCATTCCGGTTGAATGGGGTGACTATACACCACTGCTGTACGACTGCTCCGAAGCACAGCGAGAGTCTTTTCTGCTGCCGGTGGTCACGGGAGAAAGGAATTACGCACTTGCCTTCCGTGAACCCGAACCATTTTCCGCACCGCAGGAAATGAGAACTTCTGCTCGGACTGATGGGGAGAACTTTCTCATTGACGGCATCAAGGAGCTGTCCCGACCGGAGTTTGATTTCTGCCTGGTGTTCGCCCGCGCTGATGAAGGAATCACCTGCTTTATTATCGACGGGGATACCCCCGGCTGGCAGATTGATAAAAGCACCGAGCCTGCCCGGCTGATCCTCTCCTCCTGCCGGTTAACCGCTGACCGCATTCTGGGTACGCCCGGTAAAGCAATGCTGCTGGGCCAGCGCTGGTTTGCTCTGGCGAGAGTTTCACGCAGCGCAGCAATAACCGGGGTCTGCCGCCGGATTCTGGAAACCACCGCCCTGTATGCCCGGGACTGGAAGTCAATGAATGAACCGATTATCAGTCGGAAGGAGGTTCAGCGGACGCTTTCGGAGATGGCAGGAGGGTATGAGTCGCTGCGCTGGCTCGTATATCGCACCGCCTGGCTCGCCCAGACCGGTGCCCAGTTTCAGTATGAAAGTCTGCTGTTGAAGCTGCATGCCCAGACAATGCTGAACCGGATGGTAAATGATTCAATCCGGGTGCATGGCGGCACCAATCCGCCGGTGGAGCACTGGCTGATCCGGGCGTCAGGCGAAGGGGAGGCGCTGGATATGCTCCGGCTGGCGGTGAGCCATGAAGTTATCTCCCGTTACACCGGTTAA
- a CDS encoding PBP1A family penicillin-binding protein: MRITLLVALIILLLTGGLLVLGYLRLRADLPAPETIINYKAPASTRLLDCRGRVISEFFQEKRRPVPLETIPEYLVRSVVAVEDKRFYSHWGIDIIRVSGSIVANLLHPRNLQGASTITQQLARSMFLTPRRQLSRKLKEMVLAIELERHYSKEEILEMYLNQVWFGGSIYGVAAASERYFGKHISRLDPAECATLGAMIANPSAYSPYKYPQRLLRRRNYFLGKMHRLGLLSREEYEQAITAPLNVLPPGSATNEAPYFVEEIRRYLINTYGYDFVYKSGATVYTTLDLDIQAAANRALLDWLERLEQDYRLRPTKARYDSIFKNDSTDPAPGYLQGALIVEDVQTGEIRAMIGGRDFRHSEFNRATQALRQVGSAFKPFVYAAALDNGYTAANIENDSALVIRIPGQPDYRPKNYDQKFLGRMTLRRALALSRNIIAVRLCEKIGPEVVARYASLMGIEHKIPAYYSIALGSIDLSLLEMTNAFNTIANQGIRLTPFMITRIVDDQGHLLEENHPEPRLAIRPQTAYVLTSMMQSVVNEGTATTIRALGFTGPAAGKTGTTDDYTDAWFIGFTPTLTCGVWIGFDQKRTIFRGATGGVIAAPVWGELMKQVYQDTLSAFPVPPEIVTLPICEQTGKLATPLCPRARYEVFIQGTEPTASCPLHNR, from the coding sequence TTGCGCATTACGCTGCTGGTAGCGTTGATAATTCTCCTGCTGACCGGAGGTCTGCTGGTGCTGGGCTATCTCCGGCTCCGTGCCGATCTGCCCGCTCCGGAAACAATCATCAATTACAAGGCACCGGCGAGCACCCGGCTCTTGGATTGCCGGGGCCGGGTGATTTCCGAGTTTTTTCAGGAGAAGCGCCGGCCGGTGCCGCTGGAGACCATTCCGGAGTATCTGGTGCGGTCGGTAGTCGCGGTTGAAGACAAGCGCTTTTACTCCCACTGGGGAATTGATATTATCCGGGTCTCGGGGTCAATTGTTGCCAATCTCCTCCATCCCCGTAATCTCCAGGGTGCATCCACCATTACCCAGCAGCTCGCCCGTTCCATGTTTCTCACCCCCAGGCGTCAGCTCAGCCGGAAGCTGAAGGAAATGGTGCTGGCAATTGAGCTCGAGCGCCATTATTCCAAGGAGGAGATTCTGGAGATGTATCTGAACCAGGTGTGGTTCGGCGGTTCAATCTACGGTGTTGCAGCAGCAAGCGAACGGTATTTCGGCAAGCACATCTCCCGGCTGGACCCCGCAGAGTGCGCCACGCTGGGCGCAATGATCGCCAACCCTTCAGCCTACTCGCCCTATAAATACCCGCAGCGGCTGTTGCGCCGGCGCAATTACTTTCTGGGCAAGATGCACCGGCTCGGGCTCCTGTCCCGTGAAGAATACGAACAGGCGATAACAGCACCGTTGAATGTACTGCCGCCGGGCTCGGCAACCAACGAAGCACCATATTTTGTTGAGGAGATCCGGCGGTATCTAATCAATACCTATGGCTACGACTTCGTTTACAAATCCGGCGCCACCGTCTACACCACGCTGGATTTGGATATCCAGGCGGCGGCAAACCGGGCACTGCTGGACTGGCTCGAACGGCTGGAGCAGGACTACCGGCTCCGGCCGACAAAGGCGCGCTATGACTCCATTTTCAAAAATGACTCCACCGACCCCGCACCCGGTTATCTCCAGGGGGCGCTGATTGTCGAGGATGTCCAGACCGGTGAGATCCGGGCGATGATCGGCGGCCGGGATTTCCGCCACAGTGAATTCAACCGGGCAACTCAGGCGCTGCGTCAGGTGGGAAGCGCATTTAAGCCGTTTGTCTATGCGGCTGCTCTGGATAACGGCTATACCGCTGCCAACATTGAGAATGACTCCGCGCTGGTGATCCGGATTCCGGGCCAGCCCGATTACCGGCCGAAGAATTACGACCAGAAGTTTCTGGGCAGAATGACCCTGCGCCGTGCCCTTGCCCTGTCCCGGAATATCATTGCGGTCCGGCTGTGCGAAAAGATCGGGCCGGAGGTCGTTGCCCGTTACGCCAGTCTGATGGGCATTGAGCATAAAATTCCGGCTTATTACTCCATCGCCCTGGGCTCAATTGACCTTTCACTGCTGGAAATGACCAATGCCTTTAATACGATCGCCAATCAGGGCATCCGCCTTACCCCGTTCATGATTACCAGGATCGTTGATGATCAGGGACATCTGCTCGAGGAGAATCATCCTGAACCCCGACTGGCGATCAGACCCCAGACCGCCTATGTGCTGACGAGCATGATGCAGAGTGTGGTTAATGAGGGCACCGCCACCACGATCCGGGCACTCGGGTTCACCGGACCGGCAGCCGGCAAGACCGGCACAACCGATGACTATACCGATGCCTGGTTCATCGGCTTCACTCCCACCCTGACCTGCGGGGTCTGGATTGGTTTTGACCAGAAGCGCACCATCTTCCGCGGCGCTACCGGTGGCGTGATTGCTGCACCGGTCTGGGGCGAGCTGATGAAACAGGTTTATCAGGACACCCTTTCCGCCTTTCCGGTGCCCCCAGAAATTGTCACCCTGCCCATCTGTGAGCAGACCGGCAAACTTGCCACTCCCCTCTGCCCCCGTGCCCGTTACGAGGTGTTCATCCAGGGCACCGAGCCGACTGCCAGCTGTCCGCTTCACAACCGTTGA
- a CDS encoding endonuclease, with product MPSVRKLEPVPELWIIFQKLFRAYGPQHWWPARTPLEVVIGAVLTQNTAWQNVERAMANLRHARLLNLDRLCRTPAGRIAELIRPAGYYNIKARRLLSALKWLKEQGGFAKLQATPTSRLRTSLLDCYGVGPETADSILLYALNRPVFVIDAYTRRILARYGLIQGDERYEELRIWIEQSLAPFLKNDAQATVRAFNEFHALFVRLAKTHCRSQPRCPGCPLNSR from the coding sequence ATGCCTTCGGTCCGCAAGCTGGAGCCGGTGCCGGAACTGTGGATCATCTTCCAGAAACTGTTCCGGGCTTACGGTCCCCAGCACTGGTGGCCTGCCCGGACACCGCTGGAAGTAGTAATCGGCGCGGTCCTGACCCAGAATACCGCCTGGCAGAATGTGGAAAGGGCAATGGCAAACCTCAGACACGCCCGGCTATTGAACCTTGACCGGCTCTGCCGGACCCCAGCCGGCCGGATCGCCGAGCTCATCCGTCCTGCCGGATACTATAACATCAAAGCCCGGCGTCTGCTCTCGGCGCTCAAATGGCTGAAGGAACAGGGCGGATTTGCGAAACTGCAGGCGACTCCCACCTCCCGGCTCCGCACCAGTCTGCTTGACTGTTACGGTGTGGGACCTGAAACCGCCGACTCAATCCTGCTCTATGCGCTCAACCGCCCGGTATTCGTCATTGATGCCTATACCCGGCGCATCCTTGCCCGCTATGGACTGATTCAGGGAGATGAACGCTACGAGGAACTCCGGATCTGGATTGAACAGAGCCTTGCGCCGTTCCTTAAAAATGACGCGCAGGCAACCGTCCGGGCTTTCAATGAGTTTCATGCTCTGTTTGTCCGGCTTGCCAAGACCCACTGCCGGAGCCAGCCCCGGTGTCCGGGCTGTCCGCTTAACTCCCGTTGA